The segment ACCTTGTCATTTCCTATGAATTCTTCTCCTATTATAAAGGCTTCTGCAAGTCCATTAGGAGCAGCTTGTACAGCATATGATAATTCTAATCCAAAATCACTACCATCTCCCAACAATTCTTTATAGCAAGGAAGATCTCTTTCCGTAGAAATTATAAGTATCTCTTTAATTCCTGCCAACATTAAAACTGATAATGGATAATAAATCATTGGTTTATCGTATATAGGCAATATTTGTTTTGATACAGATTTTGTTATTGGATAAAGTCTTGTACCGGAGCCTCCGGCTAATATTATACCTTTCATTAATTAAGTCTCCTTTTTAAATCATTAATAATCAGATTTAATATTTAATTATTATAATTTTTGTTAATAGTTTATTCACTATCCCGAGTGTTGTTGCGAGATAAGACTTCGTCAAGCTTGCTATTCTTGAATCCCTCGAATATTATTTGATAACTTAAAATTGAATTCTTTCTATAAATTTATATCATTTAATATCTGAATTGTTCTATGTAATCCGTTTTTTATATCATACTTTGCTTTCCATCCTAATGTTTGCAATTTTCTTGAATCAAGAACTGCTTTCGTAGCTTTCGAGTAACCTGCCGCTTCAGTTTCATCTGGCAATTCAAATATTACTTTTTTCTCTACAAATTCAGCTATAATTTTAGCTAAATCTTTTAGTGCTATATCAGAATTATCATCAGCAATATTATATGCTTCTCCACATTCTCCTTTAAGAAGAATTGTAAGAAGTGCAGTAACTGCATCTACTACATAACTATATGAATAAAATTGAGTTCCTTCACTTTTAAGTACTATATCTTCTTTAGATACTCCTTTTTTGATAAACTGAGCTATTGCCTTTGAATCAGACATTAACATTGTTGGGCCATAAGTCCTTGATAATCTTGGAATAACAATATCTAAACCTTTTTGCTTAATGAATGCCTGACAAAGTGCTTCTCCTGCTCTCTTACTTTCAGGATACCCTGCTCTAAGGGAATTACAATCAATATATCCACAATAATCTTCATTAAATTTCTCTGTGTCTCCACGATTTTCACCATAAACTTCTACACTTGATGCAAACACAAACCTTTCAACTTCATGACTTGCTGCATAATTCAAAAGGTTATTAGTACCAATAATATTTGTTGTCACTGTACCTATTGGGTCTAATGAATATTGTCTCGGATGGGTATTACTTGCGGCATGAACAATAAAGTTTATATTTCCAATCTCTTTAATTGGTTCATTTATATCACATTGCACAAAAGTAAAGTTATTCGAATTCCAGTATTCATTAAATCTTTCTTTTGCTTTTTTTCATTACGTCCAAGTGCTATTACTTTAATATTGATATTCTTACTCATGAGTGCATCAATCATGCAACTACCTATCATACCACTTGCCCCAGAAATTAATATTGTTTTATTCTCAATTTTATTCCAAGGCAAATCCAAACTTGTTATATATTTAATATCATTTTTATATAATTCTTTTTCCAAAAGTTTCATATGGCATAACCTCCAAAATAAATGTGTTAATGACTACTTCAACCAATTATCTTTATCAGCCTTCAAATATGCTTTAAACATTTCTAAATCATCTTTGGTTGTTAGTTTAATATTTTTATCTGAACCAGCAGCAAAGTATAAAGTTTCTCCAAGGTCAACCATCATAGTGTTAGTATAAGAAGATCCATATATACCGATTTCTTCTTTAAAAGCTTTTTTATATGCCCATAATAGTTTTTCGAACTTATATGCTTGTGGAGTCGATACTCTTCTCAACGTTTCTCTAGGTATATATTCACAAGTTGAAATTTCATCTTTTAATCTAAAAATTTGTTCGTTGTAAGGTAGCGATGTTACAGCATTACCATATATATTGCATTTTACTATAACATCTGATAATACAGTATCCTCAACTAGTGGGCGAATTCCATCATGAATAATAACTATATCATCAGCAGCACATTTTCCTTCCAAATTATATACTCCGTTTCTAATTGACTCTTGACCAGTACCCCCACCTGAAATTACCCATTTTAATTTTGTTATATTAAACTGCTTTGCATACGCTTTTAAAATATCATGCCATCCATCTAAACAAACAACTTCTATTGCATCAATTTCAGGATGCTTTTGAAATCCTTCTAATGTATAAATAATAACTGGCTTATCGTATACGTTAATAAATTGCTTTGGAATATCTTGATGCATTCTATGTCCATTTCCACCTGCAATTATAATTGCTATATTCATTACGTTCCCCCCAAATTTATGAAAACCCTAATATTTTCAATATATTAATACAAGATGTTTGATAAAGTTAACTATTATAAATTTGTTATCAAATTACTCACAATTAAACTTGCTCATAATTTTACTTCACCGTTATTTAAAACTTATTATTTGTATATAAAATTTCAATAGTTTTTATAAGTCATTTATTATTTTGCAAAGCATATACTTTTTATGATTTTTCCCAAACTCCTATAGAAGTAAAAATATCTCTTGATATGTTATCTAAATCACATTTTTTGTTATCAAAAAGTAACCTTATTGTTTCCTTATATCTCTTCGTCATTTGTTCATCAAAAAAGTTTTCATTAAATGCTTTATCTATGTACTGTACTAGTTCATCAGGTTTTTTAACAATATATCCAGGACAATATTTTTCATATTCGCTAACAAATCCACGGTCTTTATTTTTGAACTCCTCAAAATCTGGAACAAAATACAATGTTTTAACCCATCTAAATACGCAATCAGATGAAGCAGATGAGTAATCGGTTATTAACAAATTCACATATTGGTATATTGTATTTATATCAAAATCACTCTCTAATTTATAAACATTTGAACTGTAATTATTGGTTTCATTGTAAGTTGAAGCACTATGTTCCTTTTCAATCCAAACACAATTATTACACGCTAAATATTCAAGTAATCCTGGCATAGATAATGGATGTACATAATTACTATAACTATCACGACCATCTCTAAATGTAGGTAAATAAAGTATTACATGTCTGAATTTCCCCCTCAATGTATTAATAACCTCAATTTCTTTTTTCATTAATATGAAATCATTAATCTCTCTTGGATAATTCGACTCAATAACTAATTTGTCATATATTCCATAACATGCCTTCATGACTCTAGTATTTTCAGGACTTGTTGTCAGATAATATGCCCTATCCCAGCCACCAGGATACAAAACAAAATGAGAGTATACATATAATCCATTAATATATCTTAAAATTCGACGTTTAATACTCATAGAACGTTCATAGTTCTTAGAATCATTAGTTGTTTTTGCACTTGCTTTAATTCCTACTCCATGCCATAATTGAATTTTTATTGCTCCAATTGAAAGTTCACCAAGTATGTCGCCAGGATATTTACCAGTCTGAGCATACATATTGCATACGACATGTACTCCAGCTTTTAAATGCCAATATAAGCTTTTAAAACTTTTCATCATATACACTTCATAACCCATTTCAAGCATTTCAGTATACACTTTTTCATTCCGAGTCACCCATATAAGCTTTTTTATTCCATATTTGCATTTATTTTCATGAAGGTATTGAAACCAGAAGCGTGAGTTGTCTGCAAATTTACTTCCCATCCATGCTCCAAACAAAAGGATTTTTTTATCTCTATGTATAAACAAATTTAAAATACCCACAGAGATGTTTATCATCGCACTCTTTAACCTATTTAAAATAACTTTAACCATATTAACCCTCCACAAATACTATTTCTATTACTCATTATCTCCTTTTCCTACTTTCATCAACACTTTAATATTTGTTTTATCCGAAACTAACAATAGAATTGACGCACTAGCTACTATTAGTAATCTAAGTATAATTGACTCGATTGCAAAATAAATAAGGATAGCGCTCGCACAAACTGTTATTATCTGCACCAAAATCTTACTTCCAGCAAACGGTAATACCCCAGCTATCTTTTTAGCCGCAATTATGTGAAATACAAAATTACATATATACGAAAATAGCGTGGTATACGCCGCAGCTATATATCCATATTTAGGTATGAAGATATAATTGAGTGCTATATTTAATGTAGCGGCACCCATAGTACCTATCGCAATATTTACAGTTTTTTTCTCGTAATACTCAATCTGAGCTGGCAAATAATACAAAAATATAAAATACGTCGATAAAACTATAGGAATAACCAAGTATACCGATTCCCAGTAATCTTTTGAAGCCATAATATGAATTATCTCAGGGGATACTGCCATAATACCAACTGTTATTATTGAAAATAACATAACATACTGGGAAGAACGCTTCTTTATGAGTTCAATTTTTTGCTCTTTATACTGTTCAAAAAACCAAGGCCCCCAAACAGTATCAAGTGAGGATGCAATAATTTGTGGTATGGTTGCAATACTATATGAAAAGCTATAGATGCCTGCTTGGGCACTACCTATCATACGCTGTATCATAATCCTATCAAACTGTGACAATAATATTTGAGAAAGACCATGCGGTACTATTGGAGCACTATACTTTAAGGCAAAACCTATCTGATCTTTTTTTATTGTTGGTTTTTTCTTCGAGAATAACAAGTATATTATTATTAGTGCAGATATAATACTTGGAATTGCTCCACCTAATATTCTTCCTACATACCTTTCGTTTTTAAAAATAATAAAAATAAATATTAAAGATAGCACAATTGATCCAACTGAAGTAAAAAATGAAACTATAAGATATTTCTTGTATGAATAATCCAGACTTAGTCTATTATTATATATAGAAATAATTGCTCCCGCCTCACTTTGAAGCAACAGAACAATAAGCAATAACTGGCTATAACCAAAATAATTAGATACTATCCCTCCGCAAGTAATGACAATTGCAAAAAACACCACAAGCAGAAGCATACTTAAAATAATTATATTAGATACATATTCATCAATTCTCTTGTCAAACTCTATGTTAGCCGCTTTTATACTGGTATGAAGCCCAAATCCGATCAATATGCTACAAATACTCGCATAGGCCATAAATGTATTGTATAGACCATAATCAGATGTTGATAATATTCGTGTAAATATTGGGATTGTAAGAAAGGATATTCCCATTATTAGAATATTGCCAATGGTATATCCTATACCAGCAGATACTGTTTTCTTATTCTTAATGTATTCAATTTCTTTTTTAAGCATACTGTTTTACTCCTAATTTACAGTCATTAGTGATATACGTTATTAAAATACGCGGTATTAAAACTGTTAGTTTTATTATGTTTAGAATATTTGTTCCTATCGTTAGGCAAATTTACCATAAATTAAGTAATTAACATTGATACCGCGGCAAAAATTATATCTTTAATAAAAATAAATAACTCCTATTCTAAGACTTTGAATTTAGCTTTTCTTTCTCATAATAATATTTAACAATTTGGCAAATAATAATGGTATCCCAACATATAATACAATAGTTCTTGGTATGGAATACAAATCATTTCTTATACCATACAGCAATTCAGCAAATATATAAACTAATACCAAAAATAATCCTGCGTTACAATTTATCTTGGCTTTAACCAACTTATTTTCAAGTCTTGCTATGGCATACCCAAATAGTACCATGACAGGCAAAACAAAATATCCAAAATTGTAATAGGCTTCAGCGATAAACGAAGATCCGTAACCAAATAAATTCGTATTATAGTATAATGGGGAAAAGGTTGAACTAATAGTCAAGGTATACTTATCAAAAAATCCGAACCTGAGAAATTCTGGTAGAATACATAGAATGGATCCAATATATGATTTCCCATAAAAATATGGTACAACAGATGGACACTTTTGTATCATGTTGCTTATGCTTGTAAAAGTAATTCCTGTTTCCCACAGAGTTCCACATATTAAATTATCATCCAATAGTTTTGATATAATTGATAATAAATCAGAGATACCTGCTGATGTATCAGCTCTAAAATATGTAATAGCCTTTAATACCACTATAGCACTCAATCCAATCAATAACAGTTTAATTGTTGTTCTTCTATTCAATGGCTTAATCCAAATAAACTGAATCAAAAATATCACCAAGCCAACCTTTAATAAAATATATCTCGATCCTGTCATAAGATATAAGCTACAAAACGCAATAATAATTAAATATACCCATCTATGTTTATTCTTCTTTGAATAGGATATTAGTAACATATATAGCGATGGTAAAAACCATTGTGATAAATACATCACATATTTATTAATTCCAATATCAATATAGTATGTTTCAGAACTTTCCATTGTTCTCCTTTGTAAGTAGCCATATGTTTCCGTCAGATTTATTTGGCGTAATAGCATTATAAGCATTGGAACTACAGAAATCACAAAAAATCCAAGCTGTATAAACAAAAGATTTATTTATTAAACTATTCGAGGTAATATTATTAACATTATTGTATGAATCATCTAATTTATATTTCAAATTAAATTGTAGACCAATTACATATCCAACATGAAGTAACAACAAACATTGTATTATCAAAAAAGATGCATTTACAATATTATCAGATGTTACTATGCCATCAATTATGCTATAGCTCTGGCTATGTATGTACTCATAATTTAATATGACTGCTATATGTTGCCCATAATAAAACACTATCGATATTACCAAGAAAACAAAATAAAAATGAGCAATCCCAGTTTCTTTATATGTTGAGAAAATTAAATAAGCATATACTAGAGAAACAAAGCCCATACTATAAGCCACTTTTTGGTTTAGCATTGCATTAGAATTATTAATCAAAAAACATATAACAAAACTAATAGCCAAAAGTATACAAGGCATAGATAAATTTAATAATCGAATATTTTGTATGCTATTTTTTTTATAACACCTGGAACTCATATCATTATCCTCATATTTTATCATTATTAATATCCATCGCTTTCTTAATTGCCTTCAAATAATCATATTCATTTCTAGTATCAGGTTCTAAATATCCACCTTCTGCCCATTCATTCCAAGCAAAAACAAATATCATATCTTTCTTATAATTATTTTTTGCGTTTTCAATTTGTTTTGATAAATAGTATTCAAATTTCTCTGGTGTAGAGTTTAAACATACTCTTCCTCTTGCCCCACGTCGTGGCGTGTTATCCCAACCAACAAACATTCCTGGAATTGCTTTATCGTCTGTCGGTTTACGATTAATAATTGCTCTGCAAAGTTCATCGTAATCCTCCGTTGTAAGAGACTGTCTAGTTAACTTTGCCGATAAGTTCCAATTCATAGTTTTATCAATTTTAAATGCAAGAGATCTAATCCAAGTCTTAGTTTTTAATAAAGAATTTGATAAAAAGTCTTTTTACAATTCTGTACATCGTATCTAGCATACCCCGGTTGATATTCAATATAATAAGAAAATCTACTATCATCTTTGTTTTTTTCTAGGTAATATGACAATTGCTGATACGCAAAGCAAATGCCCTTAAGACCAGCCTCTATTGCCAGTTGATTCCAATAATCCAACATTTCATTCAAGCATTCGCAAATTTCTGGTCTGTATATAACAAAAAGTGGCTTACCGTCCGCTTTTATATAGTTTTTGTCCATAAAGAATGGTAATAAATATTCAAAGTGGTTTTTCCAATCATCTTTATCACCATATTTCTGTTGTATTAAAGTTTTTACATTTCCATCTGCCACCCAAGCATTTGTCCAGTTTTCATTTGCCCAACAAATACAATACGGAAAATTCAATTGTTGGTTATTAAGAAAATTTTCCATTGGCTTTTCAAGAAGAAGATGACCATTAAACCAATAGTGATAAAAGCAAAATCCATAAACGCCATGTTCTTTTGCCAATTCAATTTGCCATTTAATTGTACTATCATCAAGTAAATTATAATAATTTTCATTTATAGGAATGCGTGGTTGCTCATGACCTTCAAATAAAGGTTTAGCACCTTTGACATTAACCCATTCTGTGAAACCTTTTCCCCACCATTCATCATTCTCTGGAATTGAATGAAACTGTGGTAAATAAAATGTAATTATCTTCATTGCTTCCTCCTTCTGTATTATTAATGTTTCATAATAATATTGCCTATTTCTAATCTTTACTTTATTAGTTATTGTTAAGTCTCAAATAATTAATAAAGTATTTGCTATACTTCACCTCTAAACAAATCAACCCAAGCTTTAACAATAGCCTCATTATCCCAATTATTAGCCATCTCATAAGCCTTTTGCCCCTTGTTTTTTCTTAGTTCATAATTTTCAATTAGCAATTCAAGCTTTTCTACAAATTTATCAGCATTATTATTTTCAATCAAAAATCCATTTTCATCTGTAATTAAATCTCTCGGTCCACTTGGACAATCAAATGATATGCATGGGACTCCAAAAGACATAGCCTCTAAAAGAACCATTCCAAATCCTTCATTTCTTGAAGTAAATGCAAAAATAGAGGCATTTTTAAAATATTCATGTATATTTTCCGTTGGTCTAATAAATTCAACATTATTACTCATATGATTATTAATAACATAGTTTTTTAAATTTTCTTCTTCTTCACCTTTGCCAACAATCTGCAATTTCCAGTCAAAGGTACTATTATTCTCTAAAATTTTCTTCCATAGCTGTAGCAATTTCAGTTGTTGCTTATCTGATGTCAATCTTCCAACATTTAATACAATTTTGTTTTTAAGTTTACTTTGCTCATTGGCACCTGTAAAAGTAGATAAATGTGGAATATACACAGCAGGGTATCCACATTTTGTATATATACCAGTATCCATTTTTGTTGGAACAGAAAGTTTATATGCTCTTGGATAAATATACTTTTTTAATCTCGTGTAAACTGAATTATATCCATAAAAAGACCCATGTTCGCTAATAACAAGTTTTTTACTATATTCCCTACTTTGCATTAAAATTTCTAAAGAATTTATTATATTTGAAGTATAAATATAATCTGGCTTCTCTTTCTTAAGATATATTTTAAGTTTATACTGAGATTGAATAATACTTTTTAAAAAACCATATCCTCTTAAAAATCTACTTGTAAAATTAATTTTTAAAGGACAATTAATCGTACAGTACTTAACCTTTTTATCCAGTGGATAAAAGCTATTTTTATCATCTTTTACAAGTAAAGTTATATCAAAATGATTAATCCATTGATTTGATAAATTTGCTATTACTCTTTCAATTCCTCCACTAGGATTCATTGAATCAACATAAATTAATATTTTTTTCATATAAAATTTCCTCAAACTTTCTATCTTAAAAAAGTTATTTCTTTTAAACGAACTTTGTAATCAAAATTCTTCTAACATATTTTAATAAATAAAATCCTCTTAAAAACAAATAAAATTTAAAACTAATTATCGAATCTCTTTTTAATTCCTTAATATTTTTTACGTTACCTTTATACATTTCTTTTAGATTTGCTGATAGACCTGAAGAACCGAATTGTCTTTTACCACCACAATATATAACAAGTTGCTTTGGACTATAGTAAAAATTATAGCTACTACATATTTTTAAAAAATAATTCCCATCCTCTGCATACCTTTGATTCTCGTCAAAGCCACCAATATTTTTATATATTGAACTTCTGAAAATAGCTGTGGAAGGTTGTGGAAAATTCTTAATGCATACATCCTTAACATTGGCTTTATACAAGCTATTTATAGTTTTTGTTAAAATTTTAAGTGGGTTTCCATCTAAAGAACCCCCAGAAAATCTATATTTGAATTAGCATCTAAAATATCTAACTGGTGTTGTATTTTATCTGGAAGCCATTCATCATCAGAATCTAAAAATGCTAACCATTCTGCTTTTGCATTTTCCATACCTAAATTTCTTGCTGAAGAAACGCCCCCATTTTCCTTATGTATAACACAAATTGGAATTTCACTTTTTTGCTCACAATACTTTAAAACTATTTTTGATGTATCATCTGTTGAACCATCATCAACAATAATAATTTCTTGAATTCTATTCCTATATGTCTGATTCATTACAGAATCAATAGCAGAAATAATAGTTTTAGCACTATTATATGCTGGTATAATTACAGATACTTTTCCATCCATCTAAATTTTCCTCCAAGTTAAACTCTTCTCATCCCACTTCTTAATCAATCTTGCTGGTACCCCAGCAACTATACAGTTATCTGGTACATTTCTGTTAACTACAGAATTAGCACCGACAATACATCCATTTCCAATAGTTACACCTAACAAAATACAAACATTTTCACCAATCCAAACATTGTTTCCTATAACCACAGGCTTCATATAAAATGGTCTATCATCTGGTGGAATATTTGGTGATGAATCCATTTCTGTATTAGAGTAATCTCCATGACTTGTATCACTTATAAATATCTTAGAAGCCATCAAACAGTTATCTCCTATTATGACTTTTTCATTTGCTACAATGTGAACATTGTCTCCAAGTTTGCAGTTTTTACCTATAATAAGTTTCTTTGAATTGTCATCGTCTTCACCAAGCAAATCAAACCTGCAATTATGCCCTGTAGTAAATCCTTCAGCAAATTGCAAGCGAGATTTACCTCGACAATAAAAAGGTCTTCTAATTAATCTGGCACCTTTATAAAATAATTTCGTACAGATCAAAGCATATGCTGTTGATATAGTTTCTGATAACGAATATTGATTTTTCATTTACTACCCCCGTATAGCATTGCTGATAGTACTACAGCATTTTCATTATTAAACTATCTAAAATAATTATTATCCGCCTCATTAATGATTGTTTCTATCCAACTATGTAAACTGTACTTTTTATAGATTTCAATACTTATAGGTTCATATTCATGTTTGATGAATTGCTCTATTTTATCTAAATTATTTTCATCCATAACAAATATATTATTTTCATTATAAAAGTCATATCTTTTAATATTTACATTAGTAGTAATCATCTTTCTTTTAGCCCCAAGAGTTTCAATAGTTCTCATAGTCAAACCACTCTGCTTATTGTGTTGCATATCAAATACAGTATTTGATTTCTTAAGAACCGCTAAATTTTCTTGTTCAGATAGAGATTTAAACTTAAATTCACTGCTCTTTGAACCCTTGAATTCCGCTACAAATACTTTATTATATAAGTACTGAAGCTTATTCAAAAACATATATGAAAATATACGAATACCTTTTGATTCTAATTTAGGAAACAACTCATGCATTGTTTTATAACGATTAGGATGAGCTGTACATACACTTACAATATCGTATTTTCTTTCCTTTGTATCTGCCTGTCCTACTTCTTCATATTCCTTACAATAAAATAGTGGCAAAAATTTCAATGCCTCTATTTTTTCACTATCTTCAGAATCAAAAGAATATGAAGTATCGAATATCGGAATCAAGTCTCTACTATTAGGATATAGTGTTAATGAATCCCACATGTATAAAACAAATCTTGCTGATTTTTGGATCTCTCTAATCTGTCTAATCATTTCTGGTGTAAACACTTTACAATTTACTATGAACACTAAGTCATAGGTCTTGTCTTTTGTTTCAGACATAATCTTGTCAAAATATTTTTGAATAAGAGAGTTAAGTAAACTCTTTTTAATTTTAATCATGCCTTTAATAAATGAGCTTTCACTTGGTCTATCATTATAAAAATCAACGGAATACCCCTGAGCTTCAAACTCAGCAATAATCTTCTTATGATAATTGAATATTGGAGTACCAATATATAAAACTTTTTTCTATCCATAGTGATTTACCTCTTAGCCTGAATCAACATTCCAGTTTCTTTCATTTCAGATAATGAGCGTTCAAAAAGATCTTCTGATTTTTCTAAGCTTTTTTCTTCATCTTGCTTCTTTACCCATGCTGTAAATTCTTGCATACCTTTTTCAAAAGTGTATACTGGATTAAATCCACATAATTCTTTAGCTCTAGTTATATCCGCTATATTATGCCTAATATCACCTTTTCTAAAATCTCCTGAAATATTTATTTTTGAATGTGCTTCATATAATCTCTTTAAAGTTTCGGCTACTTGAATAACAGAAATATTTTCTCCACTACCTACATTTATATGTTGATAGTCAGTAGAAGCATTTTCAAGTGCACTACATGTAGCTGCTGCAATATCACTTACATGAACAAAATCTCTGCTTTCTTTACCATCCTCAAATATATTTATATTTTGATTTTTCAATAATAACTTAGAGAATATTGAAAGTATTCCTGTATAAGGATTATTAAGGGATTGTCCTGCTCCATATACATTTTGATATCTAAAAATAGTATATGGTATATTCATTGTAGGACACATTACCTCAATCATTTTCTCTTGTGCTAATTTTGTATATGCATAGTAAGAAATAGGTGTTAACTCACAATCTTCTGTTGTGTGTCTTAATTCAACTTCACTACCACATACAGGGCACTTAACTTCAAAATCTCCATTTTTCA is part of the Haloimpatiens sp. FM7315 genome and harbors:
- a CDS encoding DapH/DapD/GlmU-related protein produces the protein MKNQYSLSETISTAYALICTKLFYKGARLIRRPFYCRGKSRLQFAEGFTTGHNCRFDLLGEDDDNSKKLIIGKNCKLGDNVHIVANEKVIIGDNCLMASKIFISDTSHGDYSNTEMDSSPNIPPDDRPFYMKPVVIGNNVWIGENVCILLGVTIGNGCIVGANSVVNRNVPDNCIVAGVPARLIKKWDEKSLTWRKI
- a CDS encoding NAD-dependent epimerase/dehydratase family protein produces the protein MEKVLITGGSGFIGNAVVEKLKNKYEVVVLDNFSPQIHGKNYEESYLYQNIKDKCKVIKGDVRNSEDLKVALEGVDYIIHLAAETGTGQSMYEINRYTDVNIKGTSNLLEVILKNKLPIKKIVLSSSRSVYGEGMYFCKEHGMIVPNSREIDDMKNGDFEVKCPVCGSEVELRHTTEDCELTPISYYAYTKLAQEKMIEVMCPTMNIPYTIFRYQNVYGAGQSLNNPYTGILSIFSKLLLKNQNINIFEDGKESRDFVHVSDIAAATCSALENASTDYQHINVGSGENISVIQVAETLKRLYEAHSKINISGDFRKGDIRHNIADITRAKELCGFNPVYTFEKGMQEFTAWVKKQDEEKSLEKSEDLFERSLSEMKETGMLIQAKR